CCTGTACTGGATATCCCTCAGCAATAACAGAGATATATTTTACCCACACCATGGTGAATGGATCAGGGAAGTACAGAAACCAGAGAACGGCATAGAGGCACATGAGACGGTATTTGTTTAGCTGCTAACTGTTCTCATGGAATCCATGATGACACCTGCAAATTTCAATGATTCCCCGGAGATCGATGACCTGCTGTCAGGAATTGATCCTGATACAGTGAAACATTCCATAATGTATTTGGTCTTGGATATTTTGATCTTGACAGTCTCATTGGCCTGAAGGAAAATGTCGTAAGATTCGTTACAAGGATAAAGAAGAATGCATAATGCATCGTAATTAAGAAGTATGAACATTCCAGCATCATCAGATTTAGGAATGGCCTTGTCTTAAGGCATTGTGAGCATGGAAATCGGCGGTAAACAGAGGGATTATCTACCCGACATACTGGAATTCCGAACGTTTACATCCACTTGATATATTCCCGGAGGTAGAACATTGATATTGTTATTGCATATTGATCTCCATACCTTAATTAAAAAACGTTTAGGTCTGGCATCGATATCTTCGCACTAGTTATTGCAAATATATTTGGCATATGCTACTGCTTACTTTTAAATCTTTTCAGATCGTTTCCAATCTGCTACCATTATTCTTTTAATTTTCCTCCTGTCAGATAGGGATCGTATAATTATCCCCACTTCCCGGTTTCTATTAAGGCTCGTAGATGTAAAATTCTGTGATCCTATGAAAACGTAATCCTTGAATAATACAGCTTTTGCGTGCATGTATAGTCTATCTGGAGGCATTAGTCTCGCTTTAACACCTCTCTCCCTCAATTTTTTCATATTGGCTATATCATTTTGAGAGGCAGAAGAAGGTATAACGATCTTCAATTTTCTTCTCCTGCTGGATAACGTTTCTATTATTCTTGTATCATCTCCAACTTCTTCGCTTTCTACTAGTTTCGACGTTCTTAAAATATGGAGAATCGTGGATTCAGATCCAGGTGAAATGACAAGTTCTTTGCATCTAATTCCTGTTTCATTTGAGTTCTCCCAATCCGATATGAAAAGTGACATAAGGCATTTTCTGATTTTACGGTTTTTGCCTATGTAGATGTACTCTCTATTCCTTGAAAAGGAAGCTTCAGTCATATTTGCGGTTCCAATTTCGAAGTATTTTTCTGATACCATATACTTTGCGTGATCAAAAACATCGCTAGCATCGAATCTGGGTGGAGATAATTTGACGCTTGCACAGGTTGACGATAGTTCTTTCACGTCTACTTTTGATTGGCCCATCCCGTACGGCTTCCCGTCAACTATTATCCTTACATCGACGCCTCTCTTTTTAGCCTCTCTAATCTCGTTTATGATGCGATCATCATCAATCAAATAAAAATTCATGAAGATCTTCTTCCTAACTCGTCTGATAAATTTAATAATGGGAACTATGCCATCTTGAGGTTCAACGTAGATTGTCATACGCAGTATGACAATGCACCGCTATTTAAAACCCTATGTTTCACTGCAAATACAACTAACTTTATTAACAAAAACTCGAAAAACGAAGTCTAGCGTCGATTTACGTTTACATTTCATATTAACAATTCAAATACTTAGGTTTAACTTACAAGTATTTTTTGCGTATGGAATAAAGTAAAGATTCTAAAATGTTATCTGATATTGAATTTGTCATAGAATATTTTATCAATAGAATTTTAGGGATAGCCCCGAAGTAGATCTTACCTTTAATCGTATATTAGAATCTATTAGATAATACACCAACTTGCGGCCGAGAACTAGGCAATCAGAATAATACATCTTCAAGACAGCAAAATTGATTAGAAAAGGGTCATATAGATTTGCCAGCCGTTATGCAAACAAATAAGAACTGAAGGAAATGTTCTAGGAAGAGATAACTGGAAAATTGCATATAATCTCTGTAGGCTTCTGCATGTAATGATTATCCCCATGATACGCAATAATCAATTATATATGCTATTTTTCATAAAATAATCTTCTTTTACTTTATAAAGATCCGTTTTTTAGTCCGCACGTCAAGAAGTAAAGCAATCCTGTGTTCTGCTAAGATAGACGATTGCCTTCCTTGAGGCTAAGACTTAAGCTGCTAAATCAATTCATATTTAGAGTCAAGATGATAATTCACGTCAAGGTTAAACATGGAACGGGCGATATCAAAGAAGTTGCTGAAAGCATCATAATATTTACAAGGGAACCTAGAGAAAATGGAAGAGCAAATAACGATATTATCCAACAAATAGCCAGGCACTATGGAGTTAAGCCGTCTCTGGTTAGGATAATAAGAGGAAAATATACGACAAATAAAATCATAGAGATAAGAGAATGATTTTTCCTTCTGGCAAACATAAAAATCATCAACTAGATCAACGTTATGTAATTTTAATCTTTGAGTAAACTGGTTTTATTGACATTGTGACTTTATTGTATCTATCTATAATGTAGTCATCTCCATGCATCTGTTTATTAGGTATTTACAAAGAAATTAAAAATCTAAAGCAATAGGTGAAATCTTATAATTTTTATGTTGGAATGATCTTTTGTAGCACTATTTATGTATTATAGCAAGAAGTACCTCAATATTTGGCTATATGGCGAACGGGACAAAAAATGTTAATAGCTTGATAAGTAATTTAATGCTTCATGCCTGAAAAAGTAAACCGCTATGGATGAGGCTGCTTATATGATAACTAGAAAACCTTGCTTTCGATTATAGATTACTCGGCAAGGTGATATATTACTATTGTATGATATAAAAATAAGACAGTACAACATTATGAGACGTGTAATAAATCTTTTTGTCAATTATTGCTCGTTAACCAACTAATCTGCATGGAGAAATTAATATTTGTTTATGAAAGCGCAATTGATCGGGTGCAAACCTTTAAGCTTTAACTTGGGTCGATCAACGATAAGCTTAATAAGAACAAAGGAAAAGTAGTTAATGGAAATCTAGTTGTTTATATTCTCTAAATGGCCATTCTATCATCAAATGCCTTTCTATCCATTTAAAATAAATGTATTATACGCTATCTTATGATGAAGTTAAAAAAAGTCTTCGATGTTTTATTCCATTTGCATAACAAATGGGGATGACCGGGTTTGAACCGATGACCACCTGGTTATGAGCCAGGCGCTCTGCCTAGCTGAGCTACATCCCCACGCCGCTGATCGGTCTCGAACCGATGACCGCTCGGTTAACAGCCGAGTGCTCTACCAACTGAGCTACAGCGGCACTAAATCCGATAGAGCTAATTTCTTATTAACTTTTTCGCAGGTCTGAGCATAAGGATCTGCGTTATATTTTGGTCTTATGGGCTGTTAACCTTATCTTTTTGCTTGATTACATTGTTGTTTAAAAATCTTTCAAACGTCTTTGGATAACTACTTATCAGGATCGGATCGCCCTGTATCATGCTCAGTCTCTTTTTTAGCTTTCAAAATTAAATGAATCTTCGTACGACAGACTGTTATTGAATAAATATCCACACAAGTAATAAATAAGGCTTCCTTACTAACAAGACCACCGAAAATTGCCTTGTATGAGGTTTAAATTATATTGACATGCCTATCTAAATTTCTTGTTTTTTATATAAAAACTATCTACGCAAGCCTAAGGCTTTTATAAGCTTGCAATATCGTGGAACGTGAAAATCAGCGATCTTGGTTATGATGAGTCGTTCCTTGACCTCTTTGAAGGGAACGATTTTGAACTTTACGATCACCAGCGCATGGCAATTGAACAGTTCCGCAAAGGGAAAAATATAATGGTATCAGTTCCCACTGCAGCTGGTAAAACACTAATAGCTTATTCTGCCATATATGAGACCTTTAAGAAAAAACTAAAATCGATCTACATTGTCCCATTAAGATCACTTGCAATGGAAAAATATGAGGAACTCTCTAGGTTGAGAGAGCTAGGGATGAGGGTGAAATTATCAATAGGGAACTACGATGATACACCTGATTTTATTAAGAGATATGATGTCGTAATCTTAACTTCAGAGAAAGCTGATTCATTAATGCACCATGATCCGTACATGATGGAAGAAGTTGGTTTGATGGTGATCGATGAAATACACATGATAGGTGACGAGTACAGGGGCCCCACACTAGAAACAGTTATTACAACTGCCCGGTACGTTAATCCAGAGACGCGCATAATAGCTCTATCCGCCACTGTATCTAACGCATCTGAGATAGCGGAGTGGCTTAATGCAAGCCTCATAAAGAGTTCATTTCGCCCAGTGCCATTGAAAGTCGGTATATTATATAGGAATAGGCTTTTCCTTGATGGAGATGCAAGATCTGATGTAGATATAAATTTACTTGTGAAAGAAACTGTAGACGACGGCGGGCAGGTTCTTATCTTCGTTAGCTCAAGAAAAAGGGCGGAAGATATGGCCAAGAATTTGTCCCAGTTGTTTGATCCTATAAATGATCTAAAGGTAAGTAGTGAAGATGCAAACGTATACGATGATCTCTTGAACGAAATGTTGCCACATGGCGTTTCATTCCATCATGCTGGCCTGAGCAATGAACAGCGCTCTTTCATAGAAAAGGCGTTCCGACATCGAAAGCTAAAGGTAATAGTTGCAACCCCGACTTTGGCTGCTGGAGTTAACCTGCCTGCTAGGCTTGTAATAGTAAAGGATGTAACAAGGTACGGGGATCTAGGCATTACATACTTATCTAATATGGAAGTAAAGCAGATGATAGGCCGTGCTGGCAGGCCTGGATATGACCAATACGGAATCGGAATAATATATGCAGCTTCAGCTAACAGCTATCAGGTAGTTAAAGAGTATATATCAGAAGAACCCGAGCCCGTAGATTCCTACATTGGAAAGCCAGAAAAAGTGAGGTTCAATACTTTAGCAGCAATAGCAATGGGCCTAGCGACTTCTCAAGTCGAAATGGAAGAGTTTTACCGATCAACATTCTATTATGCACAAAATGGTGAAGATGAAATACCCAATAGAATAAATGAGTCAATTAAATTTCTCAAGGAAAACGGTTTTATAAAGGAAAAGGACAGCCTACGAGCAACAGAATTCGGTAAAATGATTAGCAATCTATATATTGATCCGGAAAGCGCGATAATACTCAAAAAGTACTTTGACGATAACGATGACATAGATACAGCTCTTTATTACATCTCGCTTTGCAGGGAAATTGCTCCAATCAATATGCAAGACGACTATGCAGCTATGGAGTTCCTTGAAAGTATTGGCCACATTGATGGAGACATCGAAGCGGCCAAGACAGCGCTAGTATTGAGGGAATGGATTAGCGAAGCTTCAACAAGACGCATATTTGAAATGTATGGCGTAGCGCCTGGTGATCTACAAGCAAGAGTCAACAACGCAGACTGGATATCTTATTCGCTGGCTCATTTAGCTTCAATTTTCAAGCCGGAGCGGAGAAGAAAGTTGGAAATACTTAATATGAGAATAAAAGAGGGAATTAGAGAAGAGTTGATGGATCTTGTCCTGATACCGGCTATAGGTAGGGTAAGAGCACGCAGGCTATATGAAGCGGGCATACATAACGTGCAGGAATTGGCTTTTTCCGATCCATCTAGAATAAAGATGCTGTACGGTTTTTCAGATACTCTCGCAAATGCAGTCGTAAAAAGGGCGAAGGCTATTGTCTCTGAAAGGATTCGTTAAGGTTGAAAGGAGGATGGCCGATCGTACCATAAAGATGCTGCAGTCAAGAGGGTACTTTGATTCTGATTATGAAATAAGGCACGAAGGAGATTACGTCCTAATCCCTGTTAAGGATGGCTTCACGGGACCAGTTGTCGTGAAAGATGCGGAAAAAAAACCAAAAGTAATTCCTGCTTCAGGATCATTCGATATAATAGGCACTATAGCTATAACAAAAAAAGACGATGTTGAATTTGCAAAAGAAATTTTAAAAACGCACAAGAATATAAAAAGTGTTTACCTTGACAAGGGCGTAAAGGGGAAAGAAAGAATACGTGATCTTGTTCTTCTCGCCGGGATCGATAGCACTGTCGCATTGTATAGGGAAAATGGATGTATCTTCAAGATAGATGTATCAAAATCCTATTTTTCTCCCCGCCTCGCAACGGAGAGGCGCAGGCTTGTAGATTCAATATTAGATGGGGAATTTATTGTTGATATGTTTGCCGGCTCCGGCCCAATAAGCATAGAGGTAGCTAAAAAAAGAAGAGTAAAGATAATAAGCATAGACATAAACTGTGCTGCAATTGAAAGCCTGCAGGAAAGCATGAGATTGAATTCACTGCTTGGGACAATTACACCTATATGCGGTGATGCTAGGCAATTAATTAAGGATATTCACGATGCAGACCGCATAATAATGAACCACCCTACTGATGCATTTTCGTTTTTGCCATGTGCTCTAGAAGCTTTAAAATACGGTGGCCACATAAATTATTACGAGATCTTGAATAAAGATGATGTCACAAAAAGACTTGCAGACTTTAATTTTATGAGGCTGAAGGTATTTTCTTACCATAGAGTGCATTCCTATTCTAAACTATCTGATCTGATTTCATTTGATCTAATAAGGGAAGGCTAAGAAACACGAAAATTTGCAAGAAATCTATTTATATTAGATATCACTCAACTAACCGGAGGTGGCGTGTTTGGTCTTCAAGAAGATGGATTATGATGATGACTTCGACGATGAAGACGAAGATGACGACGATGATTTTTAAAAATCTATATATGTTATATTTTAATGATAGGGCATGAAGATCATTGTAATAGGAGGGGGGGCGGCTGGCATGTCGGCTGCCTCCAAAGCTAAGCGTGTAAATCCTGATTCAGAAGTAATTGTTGTTGAATCCGGTTCTTATGTATCGTACGCTGAGTGTGGGATACCGTACTATCTTCAAGGTGTCGTGGGCCATATTGAGGATCTTCTGCACTATCCATTGTCAGAGTTTACAGAGAAAAGAGGTATAAAAGTTCTCCTTCACACTACTGTTACGAGAATAGATACATTGCATTCATCTGTATTACTCAATAACGGCGACGTACTAAAGTACGATCGGCTTATTATCGCTACAGGGTCTCGCCCAAAGCCCATTGACGTTATATCCGATAGAACAATCTCAATAAGAAGCTTAGAAAGTGCGATGAGAGCCCGCAACCTGATTGAAAAGTCCAAGGACGTGACGATAGTTGGGGCGGGTGTACTGGGGGTAGAGTTGGCATCGGTTCTCGCGGAGTCTGGTAAAAACGTTAAAGTCATATCAAAATACGATAGGGTTCTGCCGCAGCTCGATGAAGACATAGGCAAAATTTTCCATGAGTATTTTTCAAGCAGAATAGATGTACAAAAACAATCCAGCTTAAAGTCCGCAGAGGAGGATAGGGGAAGAGTAAAGATAACAACTAGCGTTGATGATCACGAGTGCGATGCAGTCATTTACGCTACAGGCATAATACCTAATTCGGAGATAGCCGTGGAAGCTGGCATTAAAACAGGAGATAGAAATGCCATTCTTACAAACGGGCACATGGAAACTTCTGAACCTGGAGTTTATGCTGCAGGAGATGTAGCAACAGTAAGAAATATAGTCACAGGTCTTGACGAGATGATGCCGCTTGCACAGATAGCAAATAAAGCGGGGCGGGTGGCAGGATCAAATGCATCCAATTCGGAAATGGTTTTCCCTGGAGCGCTGGGAACCACGCTTGTAAAGGTCTTCGATTATGAAGTTGGCTTTACAGGGATCAATGAAAGTAGGGCTAAAGCTCTCGGAATTCCATACGAAAAGACTTTAATAAAAGCTAAGAGCAGGGCAAATTATTATCCTGGAAAGCAGGATATATACGTGAAGATAATTTACGGAAAAAACGATAAGAGGCTACTCGGTGCACAGGTAATTGGTACAGATGGTGCAGCATGGCGTCTTAACACCATAGCCACTGCAATATTTGGCGGCTTTAAAGTGTCGGACTTATTCTATGATGATCTTGGATACACGCCACCTTTC
This genomic stretch from Thermoplasma volcanium GSS1 harbors:
- a CDS encoding phospholipase D-like domain-containing protein, with the translated sequence MTIYVEPQDGIVPIIKFIRRVRKKIFMNFYLIDDDRIINEIREAKKRGVDVRIIVDGKPYGMGQSKVDVKELSSTCASVKLSPPRFDASDVFDHAKYMVSEKYFEIGTANMTEASFSRNREYIYIGKNRKIRKCLMSLFISDWENSNETGIRCKELVISPGSESTILHILRTSKLVESEEVGDDTRIIETLSSRRRKLKIVIPSSASQNDIANMKKLRERGVKARLMPPDRLYMHAKAVLFKDYVFIGSQNFTSTSLNRNREVGIIIRSLSDRRKIKRIMVADWKRSEKI
- a CDS encoding DUF167 domain-containing protein, with the protein product MIIHVKVKHGTGDIKEVAESIIIFTREPRENGRANNDIIQQIARHYGVKPSLVRIIRGKYTTNKIIEIRE
- a CDS encoding ATP-dependent DNA helicase; the protein is MKISDLGYDESFLDLFEGNDFELYDHQRMAIEQFRKGKNIMVSVPTAAGKTLIAYSAIYETFKKKLKSIYIVPLRSLAMEKYEELSRLRELGMRVKLSIGNYDDTPDFIKRYDVVILTSEKADSLMHHDPYMMEEVGLMVIDEIHMIGDEYRGPTLETVITTARYVNPETRIIALSATVSNASEIAEWLNASLIKSSFRPVPLKVGILYRNRLFLDGDARSDVDINLLVKETVDDGGQVLIFVSSRKRAEDMAKNLSQLFDPINDLKVSSEDANVYDDLLNEMLPHGVSFHHAGLSNEQRSFIEKAFRHRKLKVIVATPTLAAGVNLPARLVIVKDVTRYGDLGITYLSNMEVKQMIGRAGRPGYDQYGIGIIYAASANSYQVVKEYISEEPEPVDSYIGKPEKVRFNTLAAIAMGLATSQVEMEEFYRSTFYYAQNGEDEIPNRINESIKFLKENGFIKEKDSLRATEFGKMISNLYIDPESAIILKKYFDDNDDIDTALYYISLCREIAPINMQDDYAAMEFLESIGHIDGDIEAAKTALVLREWISEASTRRIFEMYGVAPGDLQARVNNADWISYSLAHLASIFKPERRRKLEILNMRIKEGIREELMDLVLIPAIGRVRARRLYEAGIHNVQELAFSDPSRIKMLYGFSDTLANAVVKRAKAIVSERIR
- a CDS encoding class I SAM-dependent methyltransferase, coding for MSLKGFVKVERRMADRTIKMLQSRGYFDSDYEIRHEGDYVLIPVKDGFTGPVVVKDAEKKPKVIPASGSFDIIGTIAITKKDDVEFAKEILKTHKNIKSVYLDKGVKGKERIRDLVLLAGIDSTVALYRENGCIFKIDVSKSYFSPRLATERRRLVDSILDGEFIVDMFAGSGPISIEVAKKRRVKIISIDINCAAIESLQESMRLNSLLGTITPICGDARQLIKDIHDADRIIMNHPTDAFSFLPCALEALKYGGHINYYEILNKDDVTKRLADFNFMRLKVFSYHRVHSYSKLSDLISFDLIREG
- a CDS encoding FAD-dependent oxidoreductase produces the protein MKIIVIGGGAAGMSAASKAKRVNPDSEVIVVESGSYVSYAECGIPYYLQGVVGHIEDLLHYPLSEFTEKRGIKVLLHTTVTRIDTLHSSVLLNNGDVLKYDRLIIATGSRPKPIDVISDRTISIRSLESAMRARNLIEKSKDVTIVGAGVLGVELASVLAESGKNVKVISKYDRVLPQLDEDIGKIFHEYFSSRIDVQKQSSLKSAEEDRGRVKITTSVDDHECDAVIYATGIIPNSEIAVEAGIKTGDRNAILTNGHMETSEPGVYAAGDVATVRNIVTGLDEMMPLAQIANKAGRVAGSNASNSEMVFPGALGTTLVKVFDYEVGFTGINESRAKALGIPYEKTLIKAKSRANYYPGKQDIYVKIIYGKNDKRLLGAQVIGTDGAAWRLNTIATAIFGGFKVSDLFYDDLGYTPPFGPVWDSIVIAGSVSMRE